In Paralichthys olivaceus isolate ysfri-2021 chromosome 13, ASM2471397v2, whole genome shotgun sequence, the following are encoded in one genomic region:
- the snap91a gene encoding clathrin coat assembly protein AP180 isoform X3 translates to MSGQTLTDRIAAAQYSLTGSEVSRAVCKSTTHEQTPPKKKHLEYLIQATQESTVNVPQMADTLMERAGNASWVVVFKALITTHHLMVHGNEKFMQFLASRNTLFNLSNFLDKTGSHGYDMSTFIRRYSRYLNEKAFAYRQMSFDFGRVKKGAEGAMRTMSVEKLLKGMPTLQSQIDALLDFDVHPPDLDNGVIKACFLLLFKDLIKLYACYNDGIINLLEKFFQMKRSQCKDGLEIYKRFLTRMTRVSEFFKIAEQVGIDKNDIPELTQAPESLLESLETHLNTLEGKKPSPTKPEATANNSAPAAAAAAAAAAPAPAPSPAPAPAAPPARPAPRAPARPGPPTKPPPPAVTPTAPAPITKTSNALDDGFLLDLDPISSSSTGGATAACSMTGWGDLLADAAPADGASEALLAEGESADADAAAAPAAAAPTAAATATTAAAAAPVPASLPISAPVTTSATEIDLFGDAFAPSPGDGPAAVAAGPAADAFGGSDPFATTEGSADIAPELDLFAMRPTDTGATADIAAAVTPPTSSAAPTIVAPIAAPAAPTPSSTTTTTTTTTDTTTESAAAPTLDIFGDMFDSMPEQSPTTESKAATTPSVDLFGADLPAVSRGPSPLPELAPAGDIVTDSFTSPAPAAAAPPAPAEAPGSEASTPPKVESAPVIDLLDSFSSPVEETQSSAPGGPGDDLLGGLMSPTLAPTAAPPLAPLAPLAPLAPLAPLTPLAPLAPAPAQNDLLESGFDTLGSLVSPTPPVPAAAAAAPESATTTSAPSGGFDASSGLLMPAVTPQSTGGSTAGSMGTPVALGGMAGAPPATPPPTKTIGGDLDSSLANLIGDLGVKKKDPQSEKKLTGGANWTPHVAPTSWATPGAPMAGANPGAPGAPGAGPPSGAMVPPMSAQPCFAMPPAAGPGAPMMQPMMGQPMMVQPMMRPAFTGVAGAAPGVAAPGAPLSPGPASQSPKKPKDPLADLDLKDFL, encoded by the exons ACCTGATCCAGGCCACCCAGGAGTCCACTGTGAATGTCCCCCAGATGGCCGACACGCTGATGGAGAGGGCCGGCAACGCCAGCTGGGTGGTGGTTTTCAAAGCCCTGATCACCACACACCACCTGATGGTGCATGGCAATGAG AAATTCATGCAGTTCCTGGCTTCCAGAAACACCTTGTTCAACCTCAGCAACTTCTTGGACAAAACTGGCTCCCATG GCTACGACATGTCCACATTTATCAGACGCTACAGCCGCTATCTCAACGAGAAGGCCTTCGCCTACAGACAGATGTCTTTTGACTTTGGACGAGTCAAGAAAGG AGCTGAGGGAGCGatgaggaccatgtcagtagagAAGCTGTTGAAAGGAATGCCGACCCTGCAGAGCCAGATCGATGCACTGCTGGATTTTGAT GTGCATCCTCCAGATCTGGACAATGGAGTGATAAAAGCCTGCTTCCTTCTGCTCTTCAAAGATCTGATCAAGTTATATGCCTGCTACAATGACGGCATCATTAACCTGCTCG AAAAGTTTTTCCAGATGAAGAGGAGCCAGTGTAAAGACGGGTTGGAGATCTACAAGAGATTCCTTACACGAATGACTCGGGTTTCCGAGTTCTTCAAAATCGCTGAG CAAGTGGGAATAGACAAAAATGACATACCCGAACTCACTCAG GCCCCGGAAAGTCTTCTGGAGTCCCTGGAGACCCACCTCAACACCCTTGAGGGGAAGAAGCC GTCACCCACTAAG CCGGAAGCTACGGCCAACAACAGTGcgccggctgctgctgctgctgctgctgctgctgctcctgctcctgctccttctcctgctcctgctcctgccgCACCACCGGCCAGGCCAGCGCCTCGTGCTCCCGCTCGCCCTGGGCCGCCTACCAAACCTCCTCCGCCTGCTGTCACCCCCACTGCACCAGCCCCCATCACCAAAACCAGCAA TGCCCTTGATGATGGGTTCTTGTTGGATCTGGATCCAATTTCCTCCTCATCAACAGGGGGCGCTACAGCTGCTTGTTCTATGACCGGATGGGGAG ATCTCTTGGCTGACG CAGCTCCAGCTGATGGAGCTTCTGAAGCTCTCCTGGCCGAGGGAGAgtctgctgatgctgatgctgcagcagccCCTGCAGCTGCCGCACCCACAGCCGCTGCCactgctactactgctgctgcagctgcaccagTCCCCGCCTCTCTGCCCATCTCCGCTCCTGTCACCACCTCAGCCACAGAAATCGACCTTTTCGGAG ATGCGTTTGCACCTTCCCCAGGAGACGGTCCTGCTGCCGTGGCTGCGGGCCCTGCTGCTGATGCTTTTGGTGGATCTG ACCCATTTGCCACGACGGAGGGGAGTGCAGACATTGCTCCAGAGCTGGACCTATTCGCCATGAGGCCCACCGACACGGGGGCAACCGCAGACATCGCTGCCGCCGTCACCCCTCCCACCTCTAGTGCGGCGCCGACCATCGTCGCCCCCATCGCTGCCCCCGCTGCTCCCACCCCTTCTTCCACCACCACTACTACCACAACCACCACCGACACCACCACAGAGTCTGCAGCCGCTCCGACTCTAGATATCTTTGGTG ATATGTTTGATTCTATGCCTGAGCAAAGCCCCACCACAGAATCCAAAGCTGCTACCACTCCTAGCGTAGACCTATTTGGTGCAG ACCTTCCTGCTGTCTCACGCGGGCCCTCTCCTTTGCCCGAGCTGGCTCCGGCTGGAGACATTGTAACGG ACTCGTTTACATCTCCAGCTCCTGCCGCTgctgctccccctgctcctgCTGAAGCTCCAGGCTCAGAAGCCTCGACTCCACCCAAAGTAGAGTCGGCGCCAGTCATTGACCTGCTGG ACTCCTTCAGCAGCCCTGTGGAGGAGACGCAGAGCTCTGCTCCTGGAGGGCCCGGAGACGACCTACTGGGAG GCCTGATGTCCCCCACCCTGGCCCccactgctgctccacctctggcTCCCTTGGCTCCCTTGGCTCCCTTGGCTCCCTTGGCTCCCTTGACTCCCTTGGCTCCcttggctccagctccagcacagAATGACCTCTTGGAGTCGGGCTTTGACACCCTGGGCTCGCTGGTGTCTCCAACACCACCGgtccctgctgcagctgcagcagcaccagaATCCGCAACCACTACATCAGCACCCTCTGGAGGCTTTGATGCTTCAA GCGGCTTGCTGATGCCCGCCGTCACGCCCCAGAGCACCGGGGGCAGCACTGCTGGAAGCATGGGAACTCCCGTCGCATTAGGAGGCATGGCAGGCGCTCCCCCTGCCACCCCGCCTCCCACCAAAACCATTGGAGGGGATCTGGACTCGTCACTGGCCAACCTGATTGGAG aCCTCGGAGTAAAGAAAAA GGACCCACAGAGTGAGAAGAAGCTCACAGGAGGCGCCAACTGGACGCCACATGTAGCCCCAACAAGCTGGGCAACACCAGGAGCCCCCATG gCTGGGGCCAACCCTGGAGCTCCTGGAGCACCAGGAGCTGGTCCACCTAGTGGAGCAATGGTGCCACCAATGAGTGCACAGCCTTGCTTTGCCATG cctccagcagcagggCCTGGAGCTCCCATGATGCAACCCATGATGGGGCAGCCAATGATGGTACAGCCCATGATGAGACCTGCCTTCACAGGTGTGGCTGGAGCGGCACCTGGAGTCGCTGCACCAGGAGCACCg CTTTCTCCAGGACCTGCAAGCCAGAGTCCCAAGAAGCCCAAGGACCCTCTGGCAGACCTCGACCTCAAGGACTTCTTATAA
- the snap91a gene encoding clathrin coat assembly protein AP180 isoform X5, with product MSGQTLTDRIAAAQYSLTGSEVSRAVCKSTTHEQTPPKKKHLEYLIQATQESTVNVPQMADTLMERAGNASWVVVFKALITTHHLMVHGNEKFMQFLASRNTLFNLSNFLDKTGSHGYDMSTFIRRYSRYLNEKAFAYRQMSFDFGRVKKGAEGAMRTMSVEKLLKGMPTLQSQIDALLDFDVHPPDLDNGVIKACFLLLFKDLIKLYACYNDGIINLLEKFFQMKRSQCKDGLEIYKRFLTRMTRVSEFFKIAEQVGIDKNDIPELTQAPESLLESLETHLNTLEGKKPSPTKPEATANNSAPAAAAAAAAAAPAPAPSPAPAPAAPPARPAPRAPARPGPPTKPPPPAVTPTAPAPITKTSNALDDGFLLDLDPISSSSTGGATAACSMTGWGDLLADAAPADGASEALLAEGESADADAAAAPAAAAPTAAATATTAAAAAPVPASLPISAPVTTSATEIDLFGDAFAPSPGDGPAAVAAGPAADAFGGSDPFATTEGSADIAPELDLFAMRPTDTGATADIAAAVTPPTSSAAPTIVAPIAAPAAPTPSSTTTTTTTTTDTTTESAAAPTLDIFGDMFDSMPEQSPTTESKAATTPSVDLFGADSFTSPAPAAAAPPAPAEAPGSEASTPPKVESAPVIDLLDSFSSPVEETQSSAPGGPGDDLLGGLMSPTLAPTAAPPLAPLAPLAPLAPLAPLTPLAPLAPAPAQNDLLESGFDTLGSLVSPTPPVPAAAAAAPESATTTSAPSGGFDASMFDGLGGLLMPAVTPQSTGGSTAGSMGTPVALGGMAGAPPATPPPTKTIGGDLDSSLANLIGDLGVKKKDPQSEKKLTGGANWTPHVAPTSWATPGAPMAGANPGAPGAPGAGPPSGAMVPPMSAQPCFAMPPAAGPGAPMMQPMMGQPMMVQPMMRPAFTGVAGAAPGVAAPGAPLSPGPASQSPKKPKDPLADLDLKDFL from the exons ACCTGATCCAGGCCACCCAGGAGTCCACTGTGAATGTCCCCCAGATGGCCGACACGCTGATGGAGAGGGCCGGCAACGCCAGCTGGGTGGTGGTTTTCAAAGCCCTGATCACCACACACCACCTGATGGTGCATGGCAATGAG AAATTCATGCAGTTCCTGGCTTCCAGAAACACCTTGTTCAACCTCAGCAACTTCTTGGACAAAACTGGCTCCCATG GCTACGACATGTCCACATTTATCAGACGCTACAGCCGCTATCTCAACGAGAAGGCCTTCGCCTACAGACAGATGTCTTTTGACTTTGGACGAGTCAAGAAAGG AGCTGAGGGAGCGatgaggaccatgtcagtagagAAGCTGTTGAAAGGAATGCCGACCCTGCAGAGCCAGATCGATGCACTGCTGGATTTTGAT GTGCATCCTCCAGATCTGGACAATGGAGTGATAAAAGCCTGCTTCCTTCTGCTCTTCAAAGATCTGATCAAGTTATATGCCTGCTACAATGACGGCATCATTAACCTGCTCG AAAAGTTTTTCCAGATGAAGAGGAGCCAGTGTAAAGACGGGTTGGAGATCTACAAGAGATTCCTTACACGAATGACTCGGGTTTCCGAGTTCTTCAAAATCGCTGAG CAAGTGGGAATAGACAAAAATGACATACCCGAACTCACTCAG GCCCCGGAAAGTCTTCTGGAGTCCCTGGAGACCCACCTCAACACCCTTGAGGGGAAGAAGCC GTCACCCACTAAG CCGGAAGCTACGGCCAACAACAGTGcgccggctgctgctgctgctgctgctgctgctgctcctgctcctgctccttctcctgctcctgctcctgccgCACCACCGGCCAGGCCAGCGCCTCGTGCTCCCGCTCGCCCTGGGCCGCCTACCAAACCTCCTCCGCCTGCTGTCACCCCCACTGCACCAGCCCCCATCACCAAAACCAGCAA TGCCCTTGATGATGGGTTCTTGTTGGATCTGGATCCAATTTCCTCCTCATCAACAGGGGGCGCTACAGCTGCTTGTTCTATGACCGGATGGGGAG ATCTCTTGGCTGACG CAGCTCCAGCTGATGGAGCTTCTGAAGCTCTCCTGGCCGAGGGAGAgtctgctgatgctgatgctgcagcagccCCTGCAGCTGCCGCACCCACAGCCGCTGCCactgctactactgctgctgcagctgcaccagTCCCCGCCTCTCTGCCCATCTCCGCTCCTGTCACCACCTCAGCCACAGAAATCGACCTTTTCGGAG ATGCGTTTGCACCTTCCCCAGGAGACGGTCCTGCTGCCGTGGCTGCGGGCCCTGCTGCTGATGCTTTTGGTGGATCTG ACCCATTTGCCACGACGGAGGGGAGTGCAGACATTGCTCCAGAGCTGGACCTATTCGCCATGAGGCCCACCGACACGGGGGCAACCGCAGACATCGCTGCCGCCGTCACCCCTCCCACCTCTAGTGCGGCGCCGACCATCGTCGCCCCCATCGCTGCCCCCGCTGCTCCCACCCCTTCTTCCACCACCACTACTACCACAACCACCACCGACACCACCACAGAGTCTGCAGCCGCTCCGACTCTAGATATCTTTGGTG ATATGTTTGATTCTATGCCTGAGCAAAGCCCCACCACAGAATCCAAAGCTGCTACCACTCCTAGCGTAGACCTATTTGGTGCAG ACTCGTTTACATCTCCAGCTCCTGCCGCTgctgctccccctgctcctgCTGAAGCTCCAGGCTCAGAAGCCTCGACTCCACCCAAAGTAGAGTCGGCGCCAGTCATTGACCTGCTGG ACTCCTTCAGCAGCCCTGTGGAGGAGACGCAGAGCTCTGCTCCTGGAGGGCCCGGAGACGACCTACTGGGAG GCCTGATGTCCCCCACCCTGGCCCccactgctgctccacctctggcTCCCTTGGCTCCCTTGGCTCCCTTGGCTCCCTTGGCTCCCTTGACTCCCTTGGCTCCcttggctccagctccagcacagAATGACCTCTTGGAGTCGGGCTTTGACACCCTGGGCTCGCTGGTGTCTCCAACACCACCGgtccctgctgcagctgcagcagcaccagaATCCGCAACCACTACATCAGCACCCTCTGGAGGCTTTGATGCTTCAA TGTTTGATGGATTAGGCGGCTTGCTGATGCCCGCCGTCACGCCCCAGAGCACCGGGGGCAGCACTGCTGGAAGCATGGGAACTCCCGTCGCATTAGGAGGCATGGCAGGCGCTCCCCCTGCCACCCCGCCTCCCACCAAAACCATTGGAGGGGATCTGGACTCGTCACTGGCCAACCTGATTGGAG aCCTCGGAGTAAAGAAAAA GGACCCACAGAGTGAGAAGAAGCTCACAGGAGGCGCCAACTGGACGCCACATGTAGCCCCAACAAGCTGGGCAACACCAGGAGCCCCCATG gCTGGGGCCAACCCTGGAGCTCCTGGAGCACCAGGAGCTGGTCCACCTAGTGGAGCAATGGTGCCACCAATGAGTGCACAGCCTTGCTTTGCCATG cctccagcagcagggCCTGGAGCTCCCATGATGCAACCCATGATGGGGCAGCCAATGATGGTACAGCCCATGATGAGACCTGCCTTCACAGGTGTGGCTGGAGCGGCACCTGGAGTCGCTGCACCAGGAGCACCg CTTTCTCCAGGACCTGCAAGCCAGAGTCCCAAGAAGCCCAAGGACCCTCTGGCAGACCTCGACCTCAAGGACTTCTTATAA
- the snap91a gene encoding clathrin coat assembly protein AP180 isoform X12 — protein sequence MSGQTLTDRIAAAQYSLTGSEVSRAVCKSTTHEQTPPKKKHLEYLIQATQESTVNVPQMADTLMERAGNASWVVVFKALITTHHLMVHGNEKFMQFLASRNTLFNLSNFLDKTGSHGYDMSTFIRRYSRYLNEKAFAYRQMSFDFGRVKKGAEGAMRTMSVEKLLKGMPTLQSQIDALLDFDVHPPDLDNGVIKACFLLLFKDLIKLYACYNDGIINLLEKFFQMKRSQCKDGLEIYKRFLTRMTRVSEFFKIAEQVGIDKNDIPELTQAPESLLESLETHLNTLEGKKPSPTKPEATANNSAPAAAAAAAAAAPAPAPSPAPAPAAPPARPAPRAPARPGPPTKPPPPAVTPTAPAPITKTSNALDDGFLLDLDPISSSSTGGATAACSMTGWGDLLADAAPADGASEALLAEGESADADAAAAPAAAAPTAAATATTAAAAAPVPASLPISAPVTTSATEIDLFGDAFAPSPGDGPAAVAAGPAADAFGGSDMFDSMPEQSPTTESKAATTPSVDLFGADSFTSPAPAAAAPPAPAEAPGSEASTPPKVESAPVIDLLDSFSSPVEETQSSAPGGPGDDLLGGLMSPTLAPTAAPPLAPLAPLAPLAPLAPLTPLAPLAPAPAQNDLLESGFDTLGSLVSPTPPVPAAAAAAPESATTTSAPSGGFDASMFDGLGGLLMPAVTPQSTGGSTAGSMGTPVALGGMAGAPPATPPPTKTIGGDLDSSLANLIGDLGVKKKDPQSEKKLTGGANWTPHVAPTSWATPGAPMAGANPGAPGAPGAGPPSGAMVPPMSAQPCFAMPPAAGPGAPMMQPMMGQPMMVQPMMRPAFTGVAGAAPGVAAPGAPLSPGPASQSPKKPKDPLADLDLKDFL from the exons ACCTGATCCAGGCCACCCAGGAGTCCACTGTGAATGTCCCCCAGATGGCCGACACGCTGATGGAGAGGGCCGGCAACGCCAGCTGGGTGGTGGTTTTCAAAGCCCTGATCACCACACACCACCTGATGGTGCATGGCAATGAG AAATTCATGCAGTTCCTGGCTTCCAGAAACACCTTGTTCAACCTCAGCAACTTCTTGGACAAAACTGGCTCCCATG GCTACGACATGTCCACATTTATCAGACGCTACAGCCGCTATCTCAACGAGAAGGCCTTCGCCTACAGACAGATGTCTTTTGACTTTGGACGAGTCAAGAAAGG AGCTGAGGGAGCGatgaggaccatgtcagtagagAAGCTGTTGAAAGGAATGCCGACCCTGCAGAGCCAGATCGATGCACTGCTGGATTTTGAT GTGCATCCTCCAGATCTGGACAATGGAGTGATAAAAGCCTGCTTCCTTCTGCTCTTCAAAGATCTGATCAAGTTATATGCCTGCTACAATGACGGCATCATTAACCTGCTCG AAAAGTTTTTCCAGATGAAGAGGAGCCAGTGTAAAGACGGGTTGGAGATCTACAAGAGATTCCTTACACGAATGACTCGGGTTTCCGAGTTCTTCAAAATCGCTGAG CAAGTGGGAATAGACAAAAATGACATACCCGAACTCACTCAG GCCCCGGAAAGTCTTCTGGAGTCCCTGGAGACCCACCTCAACACCCTTGAGGGGAAGAAGCC GTCACCCACTAAG CCGGAAGCTACGGCCAACAACAGTGcgccggctgctgctgctgctgctgctgctgctgctcctgctcctgctccttctcctgctcctgctcctgccgCACCACCGGCCAGGCCAGCGCCTCGTGCTCCCGCTCGCCCTGGGCCGCCTACCAAACCTCCTCCGCCTGCTGTCACCCCCACTGCACCAGCCCCCATCACCAAAACCAGCAA TGCCCTTGATGATGGGTTCTTGTTGGATCTGGATCCAATTTCCTCCTCATCAACAGGGGGCGCTACAGCTGCTTGTTCTATGACCGGATGGGGAG ATCTCTTGGCTGACG CAGCTCCAGCTGATGGAGCTTCTGAAGCTCTCCTGGCCGAGGGAGAgtctgctgatgctgatgctgcagcagccCCTGCAGCTGCCGCACCCACAGCCGCTGCCactgctactactgctgctgcagctgcaccagTCCCCGCCTCTCTGCCCATCTCCGCTCCTGTCACCACCTCAGCCACAGAAATCGACCTTTTCGGAG ATGCGTTTGCACCTTCCCCAGGAGACGGTCCTGCTGCCGTGGCTGCGGGCCCTGCTGCTGATGCTTTTGGTGGATCTG ATATGTTTGATTCTATGCCTGAGCAAAGCCCCACCACAGAATCCAAAGCTGCTACCACTCCTAGCGTAGACCTATTTGGTGCAG ACTCGTTTACATCTCCAGCTCCTGCCGCTgctgctccccctgctcctgCTGAAGCTCCAGGCTCAGAAGCCTCGACTCCACCCAAAGTAGAGTCGGCGCCAGTCATTGACCTGCTGG ACTCCTTCAGCAGCCCTGTGGAGGAGACGCAGAGCTCTGCTCCTGGAGGGCCCGGAGACGACCTACTGGGAG GCCTGATGTCCCCCACCCTGGCCCccactgctgctccacctctggcTCCCTTGGCTCCCTTGGCTCCCTTGGCTCCCTTGGCTCCCTTGACTCCCTTGGCTCCcttggctccagctccagcacagAATGACCTCTTGGAGTCGGGCTTTGACACCCTGGGCTCGCTGGTGTCTCCAACACCACCGgtccctgctgcagctgcagcagcaccagaATCCGCAACCACTACATCAGCACCCTCTGGAGGCTTTGATGCTTCAA TGTTTGATGGATTAGGCGGCTTGCTGATGCCCGCCGTCACGCCCCAGAGCACCGGGGGCAGCACTGCTGGAAGCATGGGAACTCCCGTCGCATTAGGAGGCATGGCAGGCGCTCCCCCTGCCACCCCGCCTCCCACCAAAACCATTGGAGGGGATCTGGACTCGTCACTGGCCAACCTGATTGGAG aCCTCGGAGTAAAGAAAAA GGACCCACAGAGTGAGAAGAAGCTCACAGGAGGCGCCAACTGGACGCCACATGTAGCCCCAACAAGCTGGGCAACACCAGGAGCCCCCATG gCTGGGGCCAACCCTGGAGCTCCTGGAGCACCAGGAGCTGGTCCACCTAGTGGAGCAATGGTGCCACCAATGAGTGCACAGCCTTGCTTTGCCATG cctccagcagcagggCCTGGAGCTCCCATGATGCAACCCATGATGGGGCAGCCAATGATGGTACAGCCCATGATGAGACCTGCCTTCACAGGTGTGGCTGGAGCGGCACCTGGAGTCGCTGCACCAGGAGCACCg CTTTCTCCAGGACCTGCAAGCCAGAGTCCCAAGAAGCCCAAGGACCCTCTGGCAGACCTCGACCTCAAGGACTTCTTATAA
- the snap91a gene encoding clathrin coat assembly protein AP180 isoform X10: protein MSGQTLTDRIAAAQYSLTGSEVSRAVCKSTTHEQTPPKKKHLEYLIQATQESTVNVPQMADTLMERAGNASWVVVFKALITTHHLMVHGNEKFMQFLASRNTLFNLSNFLDKTGSHGYDMSTFIRRYSRYLNEKAFAYRQMSFDFGRVKKGAEGAMRTMSVEKLLKGMPTLQSQIDALLDFDVHPPDLDNGVIKACFLLLFKDLIKLYACYNDGIINLLEKFFQMKRSQCKDGLEIYKRFLTRMTRVSEFFKIAEQVGIDKNDIPELTQAPESLLESLETHLNTLEGKKPSPTKPEATANNSAPAAAAAAAAAAPAPAPSPAPAPAAPPARPAPRAPARPGPPTKPPPPAVTPTAPAPITKTSNALDDGFLLDLDPISSSSTGGATAACSMTGWGDLLADAAPADGASEALLAEGESADADAAAAPAAAAPTAAATATTAAAAAPVPASLPISAPVTTSATEIDLFGDAFAPSPGDGPAAVAAGPAADAFGGSDMFDSMPEQSPTTESKAATTPSVDLFGADLPAVSRGPSPLPELAPAGDIVTDSFTSPAPAAAAPPAPAEAPGSEASTPPKVESAPVIDLLDSFSSPVEETQSSAPGGPGDDLLGGLMSPTLAPTAAPPLAPLAPLAPLAPLAPLTPLAPLAPAPAQNDLLESGFDTLGSLVSPTPPVPAAAAAAPESATTTSAPSGGFDASMFDGLGGLLMPAVTPQSTGGSTAGSMGTPVALGGMAGAPPATPPPTKTIGGDLDSSLANLIGDLGVKKKDPQSEKKLTGGANWTPHVAPTSWATPGAPMAGANPGAPGAPGAGPPSGAMVPPMSAQPCFAMPPAAGPGAPMMQPMMGQPMMVQPMMRPAFTGVAGAAPGVAAPGAPLSPGPASQSPKKPKDPLADLDLKDFL from the exons ACCTGATCCAGGCCACCCAGGAGTCCACTGTGAATGTCCCCCAGATGGCCGACACGCTGATGGAGAGGGCCGGCAACGCCAGCTGGGTGGTGGTTTTCAAAGCCCTGATCACCACACACCACCTGATGGTGCATGGCAATGAG AAATTCATGCAGTTCCTGGCTTCCAGAAACACCTTGTTCAACCTCAGCAACTTCTTGGACAAAACTGGCTCCCATG GCTACGACATGTCCACATTTATCAGACGCTACAGCCGCTATCTCAACGAGAAGGCCTTCGCCTACAGACAGATGTCTTTTGACTTTGGACGAGTCAAGAAAGG AGCTGAGGGAGCGatgaggaccatgtcagtagagAAGCTGTTGAAAGGAATGCCGACCCTGCAGAGCCAGATCGATGCACTGCTGGATTTTGAT GTGCATCCTCCAGATCTGGACAATGGAGTGATAAAAGCCTGCTTCCTTCTGCTCTTCAAAGATCTGATCAAGTTATATGCCTGCTACAATGACGGCATCATTAACCTGCTCG AAAAGTTTTTCCAGATGAAGAGGAGCCAGTGTAAAGACGGGTTGGAGATCTACAAGAGATTCCTTACACGAATGACTCGGGTTTCCGAGTTCTTCAAAATCGCTGAG CAAGTGGGAATAGACAAAAATGACATACCCGAACTCACTCAG GCCCCGGAAAGTCTTCTGGAGTCCCTGGAGACCCACCTCAACACCCTTGAGGGGAAGAAGCC GTCACCCACTAAG CCGGAAGCTACGGCCAACAACAGTGcgccggctgctgctgctgctgctgctgctgctgctcctgctcctgctccttctcctgctcctgctcctgccgCACCACCGGCCAGGCCAGCGCCTCGTGCTCCCGCTCGCCCTGGGCCGCCTACCAAACCTCCTCCGCCTGCTGTCACCCCCACTGCACCAGCCCCCATCACCAAAACCAGCAA TGCCCTTGATGATGGGTTCTTGTTGGATCTGGATCCAATTTCCTCCTCATCAACAGGGGGCGCTACAGCTGCTTGTTCTATGACCGGATGGGGAG ATCTCTTGGCTGACG CAGCTCCAGCTGATGGAGCTTCTGAAGCTCTCCTGGCCGAGGGAGAgtctgctgatgctgatgctgcagcagccCCTGCAGCTGCCGCACCCACAGCCGCTGCCactgctactactgctgctgcagctgcaccagTCCCCGCCTCTCTGCCCATCTCCGCTCCTGTCACCACCTCAGCCACAGAAATCGACCTTTTCGGAG ATGCGTTTGCACCTTCCCCAGGAGACGGTCCTGCTGCCGTGGCTGCGGGCCCTGCTGCTGATGCTTTTGGTGGATCTG ATATGTTTGATTCTATGCCTGAGCAAAGCCCCACCACAGAATCCAAAGCTGCTACCACTCCTAGCGTAGACCTATTTGGTGCAG ACCTTCCTGCTGTCTCACGCGGGCCCTCTCCTTTGCCCGAGCTGGCTCCGGCTGGAGACATTGTAACGG ACTCGTTTACATCTCCAGCTCCTGCCGCTgctgctccccctgctcctgCTGAAGCTCCAGGCTCAGAAGCCTCGACTCCACCCAAAGTAGAGTCGGCGCCAGTCATTGACCTGCTGG ACTCCTTCAGCAGCCCTGTGGAGGAGACGCAGAGCTCTGCTCCTGGAGGGCCCGGAGACGACCTACTGGGAG GCCTGATGTCCCCCACCCTGGCCCccactgctgctccacctctggcTCCCTTGGCTCCCTTGGCTCCCTTGGCTCCCTTGGCTCCCTTGACTCCCTTGGCTCCcttggctccagctccagcacagAATGACCTCTTGGAGTCGGGCTTTGACACCCTGGGCTCGCTGGTGTCTCCAACACCACCGgtccctgctgcagctgcagcagcaccagaATCCGCAACCACTACATCAGCACCCTCTGGAGGCTTTGATGCTTCAA TGTTTGATGGATTAGGCGGCTTGCTGATGCCCGCCGTCACGCCCCAGAGCACCGGGGGCAGCACTGCTGGAAGCATGGGAACTCCCGTCGCATTAGGAGGCATGGCAGGCGCTCCCCCTGCCACCCCGCCTCCCACCAAAACCATTGGAGGGGATCTGGACTCGTCACTGGCCAACCTGATTGGAG aCCTCGGAGTAAAGAAAAA GGACCCACAGAGTGAGAAGAAGCTCACAGGAGGCGCCAACTGGACGCCACATGTAGCCCCAACAAGCTGGGCAACACCAGGAGCCCCCATG gCTGGGGCCAACCCTGGAGCTCCTGGAGCACCAGGAGCTGGTCCACCTAGTGGAGCAATGGTGCCACCAATGAGTGCACAGCCTTGCTTTGCCATG cctccagcagcagggCCTGGAGCTCCCATGATGCAACCCATGATGGGGCAGCCAATGATGGTACAGCCCATGATGAGACCTGCCTTCACAGGTGTGGCTGGAGCGGCACCTGGAGTCGCTGCACCAGGAGCACCg CTTTCTCCAGGACCTGCAAGCCAGAGTCCCAAGAAGCCCAAGGACCCTCTGGCAGACCTCGACCTCAAGGACTTCTTATAA